The segment AGTTGAACAACTATTGTGTTTTGGCTCTCCCCTAAGAGGGACACAATCATATAGTGTCGTTGTGAGCTTTCAAATATTATCAACCAAATAGGATCACTCACTCTCTCCTTCACATTAAGTGTTGTAGATACTAAATGACTatatttacaaaaatatttttaaatggcATAACATCTAGACCACAACCAAATAAAGACTGTATGGATAGCATAATTAATAACCCACACACAACATCCCTATATTTCCATCAATATTTCACAATCTTTCATGAAGAAATAATAGAAAAGCTCCTTTGTGCAATAGATCATTCATATAGTATATGAATAGTAACATCAAGGGCCTGCACATATACATGGATTCCTCTAGCTTGACAATGTACTAAACATGGACAACCTTGATTAGGGAAACCATGCAGATGTAGAAAAAACAAAATCAATCTTTGACATATATGTCAACAGATGAAATTCACATAGTCCagttgatataaatatcatatgaTATTGCTTTTTGCAAGATGATCCTTGCTTACCAAATACAATTAAGAACAATTAATAAATTGTGTACAAAGCACACTAAATGTACAAAAGGAACATGCCTATGTAGGAAGGGAGGAGTCCAATAATGTCGATACAAAGCTACTTGAAGGAAATGTGTTACCTCTTCCTTGTCCTATGATGAATCCGAAAAGAAAACATATGCACTTGCATGGAATGATGATAAGCTAAATATACACAATCCATAGATAATTTCAATATCAAAAGCCAATATGGATTGTCATGtgaaatttcatttaaaaaatgttTGTTCTTAAATACATTGACATATATGCATCTAAGGTAGAAAGAAAATTTGAGAGTTGTATTCATATGCTAACATGAATATGTACAAATCAAACACTAGAAGATCGTTCTCTTACAACatataaaaaatttataataaaGATTGTTGCAAACTGTGACATAGATGCATGAGAGACATGCCATATGCTACAAAAATTGACACTTGTTATTTGCAATTACTCATTCATGACATAATTAAATGTTGGGGTAAAAGTACTCCAATGAACCAAAATAAACATAGATGAAAGTACATTATAATTGACCTATCCACATGCATAATTGCAACACCCTATTGAGATGGAAGCAATAGCATTGATTAAATAAACAAAATCATTCTCATTTTCTTCTTCTCACAAAGGGCACGAGAGTGGAAAGATATGAAACAAAAGACAATTATCAATATCTTTCCTTAGATCTATACTATCCCAATTGaggattcaaaaaaaaattgaaatattttgttgaagtgAGCTACTCCTATATAAGCATTTTTGTGCCATTGCCATATACATGGGTCTTGTTAAAGTTGTAAATTGGAAGGAAATGAATATAAATAAATACTATGTGTGGTATGTTGACCACGAAATTGATATAGAGGCTGTCCATGAAGACGAAGATGACATTGATGATGAGATAGATACAACAAATACAATATAAATGAATGAATGGGAGTTCCTAATACAAATGGGCCTTGCTAATGGTACAAATGTAAATGACTTTGAAATGATTAGCAGGGATTTTGACAATATCAACACATGAGACAAATGTACTATACCTCCACATTTACATGAcactacacaacatttcacaaacACAAAAAAGATGTCCCAACAACATGACCAATCCACGTTAGAGTTGAATAATCCACCATATGATCCACTTTCTTCTAAATAAGAACTAGCTCTTACCTTTATTAAATAACACTATACTGATTATTCCTTTAACCAACCCTTGCATATTATCATGCAAGGAATGATAGGTATAGGAAAATCCTATTTAATTCACTACATCATGCATGCACTTCGGAGTTTAGTGTCCCACAAAATTAACCCAGTCCTTATTGTTGCTCCTACAGGATTTGCTACATTCAACATACATGCCTCAACTATGCATTGAACCCTTAAGATTCCaataaaagaaatacaaccattAAAGGGGTAATCATTGATGTGTCACTAACACTATTTCAAGAAGAAATGGAGCATGTGAAATATCTCTTTGTCTTTGAGATGAGCTTCATAGGACCAAAGTTACTATAAAAAATAGATAGTAGATTGTGTGAAGATTTCCCCCACCAACAACACATTTTCTTTAATGACACATCCATCATTCTTGTGGGTGATCTCATGCAATTACCACCTATTATGGATAAACATATCTATGCATAACACTCAAATGCCATATTCCTATGGGAACAATTCACTACgattgttacaattacaaacatttttTTGTCAACATGTTGACGCTCATACTCAAATTGACTTGTGTTGCACATTACAAAATATGCGTAATGCAGAACCTGTTGAACAAGATTGGGAATTACTAATGAACCACACAAATAGATTACTATCAAATGGTgaacaaaaaaaattcaactaGTTAATGCACACATTTTCGACAAATGATTTAATGCGAGTACCCAACAAAAAATGCTGAAACTACTTAATCTTCCTATTGCACTTAGTGTTGTAGTAACATCACACCTTAAATCAAACATTGATAATGATTCTAACCAACTTTCCAAGAACTACTCCTTTGTAGATGCCAACACATCATGTTGACAATAAACTTGTGGACACGTAGGACTTGTAAATGGGTCTCTTGGAGAGATAGTAGATATTGTACACACAATTATCTCTAAAACACCCAATTTACCTTTGTACATAGTCGTGTGATTGGATAATTACATAGGCCCACCATGGAACCAATTTTACCCAAAAACCATACCTATAATACTCACATCTCTAGGTAATTGTAGACATGCATCACTATCCATCTCTTGGGCAATTACCATACATAAATCCTAAGGACTAACATTGAACAAACTAACACTTgatattggcaaaacaaaaagacaaTGATTAACTTTTACGACTATTTCTAGACTTAAATCAATCAATGAACTATGACTGGAACCACCATTTTCCTTCTATCGCTATTCAAGAATGAAAAACAATCCTTACACAATTATTAGGTAAAAAGAATTCTTGACTATGATTACTCTCATTATAATAAGTTCAAGTATACATTTTCAATTGACCTTTTTGGACATATACTTTTAATAAACTTTTTAATTTTCATCTTCATACTATGTGCTTTACAAAAAGCAAAGCTAACCTCATATATTCATAACTTTATGGTTTATAGGTGTAGGCTTCACATTTGTATATTACAACATTGACAAGTTTTTCTATGTTACCAAGAATATACTTTCTCATGTGTAATTCCTTTTCTTAGCGCACACTTTCACTTTTTCTATTCAATTTAATTTTAACATAACAACAATTATGCACTCGTGATATTATTCCACTAACTTCTTGTTTCAATGTGTAGGGAGGGCAAAAAAAGAACAATCAAAACCTCTTTCTAAGTTCATTCTATACAAACAAAGGAAAGCATTagcttcaaaatattcaaaattgtaAATGTTACAAATCTTTCCTTAAATTAACTATAAGCAAAGAAAATCATCAACTGTAAAATAttggaaataaaaaatattacaaacctTTCCTTCAATTAATTATAAGCAAAACTGTAACACACATTTTTTTCAAATGTTTCAAAAAAcattatatatatctcaaaattgtattataaaattatttaaacaataaataatataattttttatggGGCATGTAAAAAATATTACAAACCTTTCCTTCAATTAATTATAAACAAAACTATAACACAGTTTTTTCAAAtgtttcaaaaaatattatatatatctcaaaattatattataaaattatttaaacattaaataaTGTAATTTTATATGTGCATATCCCTTACATGCCTCTAATCTATAAACCTAACAAAATCAGAAAGAATAGCTTTTCACAAAACAAAAATAACCAAATATCCTAGCTAATCTATTCTTTGAAAAATTCACATTTTAAAATTCTGAATGGAAGAGGGATCTCGAATCCTTTCATTTACTTATACAACGGCCTGCTACGTGGTGTCAAATTCTATTCCCCGACTGCTTCATAGCGCTTCAAAAACCTCACCAAAGCCCTGCGAGCTAGGGTTTGAAACATCGGACAGAATAAATAATCCAGACCATGGCGGACCGGAAGAAGCGCCGCGCAGATGCAGCGGACGAAGATGACTCAATCGCTGTCCGCGACAACCAATCGAAAGCCGCCCTGGCCTTTAAGAAGCGTCTGAAGCCCGACAGCACCATCCTGGCTTCCATCAAAGAATTCTCCAACGCAGCCAAGCAAGAAACCCCAGAGACTCGAACCCTCTCTGACCTGAACCTCCCCCACGCCTGCCGCGAGGTCATCGACCTCGGCGGGGAGGCCGTAGAGCGGGAGATCGAAAGGACGGTTCTCCAAATCACGCGTTCAATCCTCGCTGGTCACGGCTTTGGCTACAACGTCCCTTCCAGAAGCAACACAAATCAACTCTACATCCCTGAGCTTGACCGCATTGTTCTCAAAGACAAAACATCCTTCCGACAGTTTGCCAATGTCTCGTCCGTCCGCAAAACCGCCATTACCACCAAAATTCTCCAGCTCGTACATCAGCTCTGCATGAAACAAATCCATGTCACCAAGCGAGATCTGTTCTACACCGACGTTAAGCTCTTCCAGGACCAGGGGCAGTCTGACGCAGTTCTTGATGACGTGTCCTGTTTGCTGGGGTGTACCAGGTCCAGTCTCAACGTTGTGGCATCGGAGAAAGGGGTTGTTGTAGGGAGGTTGATTTTTAGTGATAATGGCGATCGGATTGACTGTACAAAGATGGGAGTGGGCGGTAAGGCTATTCCCCCCAATATTGACCGGGTAGGGGACATGGAGAGTGACGCACTCTTCATCCTGCTGGTGGAGAAGGATGCTGCATTTATGAGACTTGCTGAGGATCGCTTTTACAATCGCTTTCCCTGTGTCATTGTCACGGCCAAAGGCCAACCCGATGTGGCGACCAGGTATCCATGATTTTAAGCAAGcttgatccaaaacgttgatgcaaaataAACCAACAAAGTTTTTTTACAAAGATATAGTAAAGTTCATCAATCCTGTATCGTTTGTTGTTTTCTGGTCACTTCGAAATTTTTACACATTTTATTTCAAAAGCGAAcaaacttgtaaagggaaaaaatgGGATGTTATTCTTCAGTTCTGGGAGAGGGTTACGCAGATTGACAAAAACGGGAACTATAAATGGAAAATCTTGCTTTTAGAGAAATTGCGAATAAAAATCATCTGCGAAGTGAAAATGCTTTTTAAGAGTTGAAAAAAATAGCCAACTGACAAATAGCATAGTCTAAATTTATATTTAACTTAAAAAAGAAATATTAGTTCATAACCGCAGACCTTGTTGATAATCGACCCTCTCACTGGATTTCTAAGTGCATTCAACTTTAGAAATCTTTTTCATTTTTTACCTTTCTCGGATTTGTTAAAACTCCCTCTTTTGTTGTTGGCATCCTTTAGCTCAGAGATATTCTCTTCTGTCAGTACTTACATCCAGTCCTATTTGCTGGTAGTATCTTTTTTCTAATTTACGTAGGGGTAACCTTTGGCTTGAATGCCAGGACCAAAGGTGCTTGTCTCCCATCAAATTCATTCAGGAATTTCAACTGGTTTTGATGTTGTCAAAATCTATGTTAGTTTCTTTCAGCCTTATCCGTTGGCAAAATTTGTTCTAATTTACTCAAAATTTTGACACCTGGAGTTTGCACtcttttttcaaaatcttgttCCAAGATTTCAGTAAATTTCTTCAAATTCACCTGGGACTTATTAAGCTTTTAATGTCAACGTAAGTTTTACTGAACGAAGCATTGTTTCGAAAGCTAATTGTTAGCCTATTTATGCCTCTAGGCTTGAATAGTCACTATAAATTCTTCAGTGAGTCCTGATCTCAAACTCCGAGGACCTCTTCAAGGTAAAACTTAAtaagttttctttgacctttttgTGAGTCAATGGATGGTGTTTGTGAGCTTTAGGAAGGCTTTAGTGTTTAAAATGTTTTCAAGTTTATTATTGTTGTTAAGATGTCCAAAAAGAAAGCCTTATTATCTTGACAAGACCCACACATGACCATCGGAGGGAAGTCATACTTTGAAAAGAGTCAAAGTTCATAGGAGCTCTTAGGGTTTTGTTGAACAAGTCTATCTCCTTTCAAGGCATAGAGATTGCCTTGCTGCCGCCGTGCAGGGCATGTTGCAGAGGAAACTCAGGTGGCATGGCACATTGAAAGGAGAGGGAGAAGATAGGGGTATTTACATCTGTCATAAGCTTTCAACCATCTTGATAATGGAGGTCTGATTATGCATATGGCACATTGAAAGGAGAGGGAGAAGCTAGGGGCATTTACATCTGTCATTAGCATTCAACCATCTTGATAATGGAGGTCTGACATGGTTGCATCAGCAAGTGTTGACACCTAGCACTGATCTGTTATGGACCTTTAATGTGTTGAGCAGTGTTATTGTCATGTATCTCAAAGAGGAAGCTACGTGTTTGTATTCTTTAATGCATTCAGTTATTTGGTGTCTTTAAATACTTAGTTCTGTATGAGTGAAATGTGTAAGATTGGCAATCAAGCATCAAATGTCACCAAAGGTCCTGAATGTGAAGCAAAAATGGAAGAGGAGGCCCAGTTTATTGTAGCATCATTTGAATTATTGGGAAATCATCCAGTACAAATGCAAGTCTGATTGGCGGCACATGTACAAAATATGTGACCGTCTTCAAACAGTGAGAAGAGGTTAAACCCCTGTTAAACTGTATGCTTTCCAAACCTTATATGAGCCTTGAATGAACTCCCGTGAATAAAAGATAGCAGAGGAGGAAGTCTCTAAACATTATAATGGTTTTCTTAGTAAGAAATGATGAGACTCCTGCCTCTACAACAAATCTAGCTCCATGGATTAGCACATAACACTAGATCTGTGGATGGAAGTTGCATTTTTACAGTCATATCCAGCACATGTTGATGATGGACCTCCTGCTCTATCTATCTGAGAGGAAACTTAAACTCTTTGCTTGTTGATCTTTGAAAAGAAAATTATATAGGTCTAAATCTATCTACAGACACAACTGAGAACACAGTGGTATATTGCATTTGGTGGGTCTTGTGCAGAGATGTCGCCATATTTTAGAGGCTTATCTAATGGCAAAGACATTCATCTAGAGTTCTCACTATTGACAAAAATGCTTGGGGCCATCTGTACTATCTTAGTCATGGAGACACTTCTAATTTGCTTTGTCAACAGATAGTTAGCGGTGAGAAGATAAGCATTGGTATCTGTGTTTACCAGGGATGTCAAGGATGAGTAGATTAGGACTGTCATGGTAGGGAATAAGAGGACACAGTATGGTGAACcttagaaaggaaaatgttggggtacACTACTATGCATGCCTATTGCAGAGAAGGCAGTGTTTAATAACAGTCGTAGCCCTGGGAAGTTGGCAATTCTTTAAATGACAGTCACTTAAGTTTTTGATAGCCAGTCCATGGGAGGCTGTCCTCTTATCACAATGATAAAAGCTTTCATGGATTGTGAAATACGAAACACATGACCATAATGTGCCCCAAAACCTTGGTCAAAACAGTGAATGTCTAGACAAGGCTTTACTTGGGTAAAATAGATATCAAGAATTTTTCTGATGTCTCATGTCAATAGTGAATAGGAAATGAGAAACAGTTGTGTCCCATCAATTGCTGACCAAGAGTTATTCTCAAATTTCATTGGTACCAAACATGGAAGTGGCACTTCCTCTATAAGATCAGTTAGAAGCTACATTACCCAGGGATGCGTCCCCGGGCTAAAATCCCCCGTCCCCGTACTGGGTACGTTTCGGAGACTTGGGGAGGGATGGCTAGGGGACGTCCCCCTGTTgtccccaaaattgcaaaatttgtgggAAACGTCCCAGAACCTTGGGGACGGCAGTGATTCTCATAGGGGGCGCCCCCCCCAATCCCCTGGACGATTGGGGACACCTGTGATGTCCCTTAAATGTCCTAGGGACGGCCATCCCCCTTTTCCCAgcacatttaaaaataaaaaaaatttcttttttttgcccccatgtaatgtccccactttgaaatagaatttaataataaatagtattaataaaattaaaatacaaaagaataaaatataaaagtacatatttaaatataattaaaatttaattaagttaatgaatggtcaaaagatgtAAAATGAAAAGTTGACTCCCTCAAagatgagatataaaagggagaagagaacctcatttgagagtgGGATAATTTTgggaataagaagtgcagatctggtttaaataagaagtgcagatctgatcatgaaaggttgtgtccctttcaaaggacaAATACAATGAAGAGTAGCACTATTTCAAAGGATTCTAATGGTAGAAAggatgtgtctcttgccaaagggcatacatgatgaagaggtgtgatctcTTCCTCACATggaaagatataaaggaaaggaaaagaagaagcatACACAGCTGAGATTATTGAATCACAAGAGAAGCATAAATAACAACCTTTAGAGAAAGGAGAAGCTTCTTCAGTAATCAGGGAACTGAAGAGATCAAGAACAGCAGACCaccaagacatatatatatatatataacagactGCTACATTAGGCAAACTGTGAGAAATTGGAAATATAAAGGACCAGCCAACATTTACAACCATATTATCAGTTAATGCAGATCTGGTATAGTCTTCCCTATTCATGATGTTATAGCATAATAGAATATAATTGCAGATCGAATGTCTATTAATATTATacaatgccaaaaacaaaaaaatattattcgatactgttgatgtgtgttttaggcacataacattcagaataaaataccaaagcacTTTACCctttcttgaacaaaatcaccttagatgctaagggtaagatcaactaaaatgattccaaggtttatacatgtcaagtcttgacgagtgggttactcaatggtcgatgtgaattgctttTTTCACTTGGGGGCTTACACAAATGTTCGAATTAACTTCATAGATC is part of the Cryptomeria japonica chromosome 10, Sugi_1.0, whole genome shotgun sequence genome and harbors:
- the LOC131076127 gene encoding DNA topoisomerase 6 subunit A, which encodes MADRKKRRADAADEDDSIAVRDNQSKAALAFKKRLKPDSTILASIKEFSNAAKQETPETRTLSDLNLPHACREVIDLGGEAVEREIERTVLQITRSILAGHGFGYNVPSRSNTNQLYIPELDRIVLKDKTSFRQFANVSSVRKTAITTKILQLVHQLCMKQIHVTKRDLFYTDVKLFQDQGQSDAVLDDVSCLLGCTRSSLNVVASEKGVVVGRLIFSDNGDRIDCTKMGVGGKAIPPNIDRVGDMESDALFILLVEKDAAFMRLAEDRFYNRFPCVIVTAKGQPDVATRLFLKKMKTELKLPVLALVDSDPYGLKILSVYMCGSKNMSYDSSNLTTPDIKWLGIRPSDLDKYHIPDQCRLPMTEQDIKTGKDLLEEEFVKKNPGWVDELNIMVKTKQKAEIQALSSFGFQYLSEVYLPLKIQQRDWI